Proteins co-encoded in one Streptomyces sp. JH34 genomic window:
- a CDS encoding aldehyde dehydrogenase family protein codes for MTTGTNHAVHTVEDVRAAVARARRAGRSWAALGARDRRAALLRWKRSLAARADEFARLIASETGKPVHDARAEVLLTVVHLDWAARNAHRVLGRRRVPSGLLSLHQRASLAYRPLGVIGVIGPWNYPLYTPMGSIGYALAAGNAVVFKPSELTPGVGVLLARSFGEAVPGHADLLQVLTGPGSTGAALAGAEGPSGVDKVAFTGSPGTARKVAAACAATLTPLLAECGGKDAVLVAADADLDAAADAIVWGAMGNAGQTCAGVERVYAVESVYEALCSRVVDRARALAPGEAYGPLTLPSQLDVVERHVKQALVDGGTARLGGPDALRALVLGPVVLSGVPEDSPVVTEETFGPVVVVNPVRDMDEAVERAEASAYSLGAAVFTRSRAAGLALAERLGSGAVSVNSVLGFAAIPSLPFGGAGESGYGRIHGEEGLRAFAAPHAVTVRRFAPPVDLTSFATPGEKVARAVELGRRLHARF; via the coding sequence ATGACGACCGGGACGAACCATGCCGTGCACACCGTCGAGGACGTCCGCGCCGCTGTGGCGCGGGCCAGGAGAGCCGGGCGGAGCTGGGCCGCGCTCGGGGCGCGGGATCGCCGCGCCGCACTGCTGCGGTGGAAGCGTTCCCTGGCGGCCCGGGCGGACGAGTTCGCGCGGCTGATCGCGTCCGAGACCGGGAAACCGGTGCACGACGCGCGGGCCGAGGTGCTGCTGACGGTGGTCCATCTCGACTGGGCCGCACGCAACGCTCACCGGGTGCTGGGCCGGCGGCGGGTGCCGTCCGGCCTCCTGTCGCTCCATCAACGGGCGTCGCTGGCGTACCGCCCGCTCGGAGTGATCGGTGTGATCGGGCCCTGGAACTATCCGCTGTACACACCGATGGGTTCGATCGGCTACGCCCTCGCGGCGGGCAACGCCGTGGTGTTCAAGCCGTCCGAGCTCACACCGGGGGTGGGGGTCCTGCTGGCACGGAGCTTCGGGGAGGCGGTACCGGGGCACGCGGATCTGCTGCAGGTGCTCACCGGCCCGGGGTCCACCGGGGCCGCGCTCGCCGGGGCGGAGGGCCCGTCCGGTGTGGACAAGGTCGCCTTCACGGGCTCACCGGGAACCGCTCGCAAGGTCGCGGCGGCCTGCGCGGCCACGCTCACGCCGCTGCTCGCCGAGTGCGGGGGCAAGGACGCGGTACTGGTAGCGGCGGACGCCGATCTGGACGCGGCGGCCGACGCGATCGTGTGGGGCGCGATGGGCAACGCCGGCCAGACCTGCGCCGGAGTGGAGCGGGTGTACGCGGTGGAGTCGGTGTACGAGGCCCTGTGCTCCCGCGTCGTGGACCGTGCACGGGCACTGGCGCCCGGCGAGGCCTACGGTCCTCTCACGCTGCCGTCCCAGCTCGACGTGGTGGAGCGGCATGTGAAGCAGGCCCTGGTGGACGGCGGCACGGCCAGGCTCGGCGGGCCCGACGCCCTGCGGGCCCTCGTGCTCGGTCCCGTGGTGCTGTCGGGCGTGCCGGAGGACTCACCGGTCGTGACGGAGGAGACCTTCGGCCCGGTCGTCGTGGTGAACCCGGTGCGCGACATGGACGAGGCCGTGGAGCGGGCCGAGGCGTCGGCGTACTCGCTGGGCGCCGCCGTGTTCACCCGGTCCCGGGCGGCGGGGCTCGCGCTCGCCGAGCGCCTCGGCTCCGGCGCAGTGTCGGTGAACTCGGTGCTCGGCTTCGCCGCGATCCCGTCGCTGCCGTTCGGCGGCGCCGGCGAGTCCGGGTACGGGCGGATCCACGGCGAGGAGGGTCTGCGGGCCTTCGCCGCACCGCATGCGGTGACGGTGCGGCGCTTCGCACCGCCGGTGGACCTGACGTCGTTCGCGACTCCCGGGGAGAAGGTCGCCCGCGCGGTCGAACTGGGCAGGAGGCTGCACGCCCGCTTCTGA
- a CDS encoding MerR family transcriptional regulator, which yields MATGTDEPTLTVDELAARAGVTVRTVRFYSTRGLLPPPVIGPRRVGHYGHEHLSRLALIEELQHQGMTLAAIERYLQQLPPDLSAQDLAIHRALVASWAPDSAEDMERAELERRAGRELSGQDVDRLAAMGVLERPTKPGGPFLVDPGLLRLGVELLEVPIAHETILAARTVLLEHTRSAAHELSRLFRDEVWNPYRERESDPEHVKAMKSLSAHMQPMVLQALLTAFQRSLKEELRAAFTAHEER from the coding sequence ATGGCGACCGGGACGGACGAGCCGACGCTGACCGTCGACGAACTGGCGGCACGTGCGGGAGTCACCGTGCGCACCGTGCGCTTCTACAGCACCAGGGGCCTGCTCCCGCCACCCGTGATCGGCCCCCGGCGCGTCGGGCACTACGGACACGAGCACCTCTCCCGGCTGGCGCTCATCGAGGAACTCCAGCACCAGGGCATGACGCTGGCGGCCATCGAGCGCTACCTCCAGCAGCTGCCGCCCGACCTGAGCGCGCAGGACCTGGCGATCCACCGCGCCCTGGTGGCGTCCTGGGCGCCGGACTCGGCCGAGGACATGGAGCGCGCCGAACTGGAGCGCCGGGCGGGCCGGGAACTCAGCGGGCAGGACGTGGACCGGCTGGCGGCCATGGGGGTGCTGGAGCGCCCCACGAAGCCCGGAGGGCCCTTCCTCGTGGACCCGGGCCTGCTGCGGCTCGGGGTGGAGCTCCTGGAGGTGCCCATCGCGCACGAGACGATCCTGGCCGCGCGCACCGTCCTGCTGGAGCACACCCGCTCGGCCGCCCACGAGCTGAGCCGGCTCTTCCGGGACGAGGTGTGGAACCCCTACCGGGAACGGGAGTCGGACCCCGAGCACGTGAAGGCGATGAAGTCGCTCTCGGCCCATATGCAGCCGATGGTGCTGCAGGCGCTGCTGACGGCCTTCCAGCGGTCGCTGAAGGAGGAACTGCGGGCCGCTTTCACCGCGCACGAGGAGCGGTGA
- a CDS encoding oxygenase MpaB family protein codes for MGRYSRLREIRRMDPARDCAEILRLMSQYEFPWDYRQGISVAFLRDYGVPRISVLLDRTQEFERNGQKRYDDTVLFGYELAAEGFDSERARAAARHLNRIHGRYRIPNEDYLYVLATTVVGPKRWIDRFGWRPLCAQETAALAEVGRRMAAMMGIEGAPGTYEGFEELLDSYEDRMFAYDPANRRVANATFRVMAAWYPAPLRPLMARFSLALLDEPLLRALGFPAQPRWVRAAAVRMVRARSHGVRLLPARPRWLPSRPRPRSYPFGYQLDDLGPHWAQSRPLEPLPLEAS; via the coding sequence ATGGGCCGCTACAGCAGACTCCGCGAGATCCGCCGGATGGATCCCGCCCGCGACTGTGCCGAGATACTGCGGCTGATGTCCCAGTACGAGTTCCCCTGGGACTATCGGCAGGGCATAAGCGTCGCGTTCCTGCGCGACTACGGCGTCCCGAGGATCTCCGTGCTGCTCGACCGCACCCAGGAGTTCGAGCGCAACGGCCAGAAACGCTACGACGACACCGTCCTGTTCGGCTACGAGCTGGCGGCGGAGGGTTTCGACTCCGAGCGTGCCCGGGCCGCGGCCCGCCACCTCAACCGGATCCACGGCAGGTACCGCATCCCGAACGAGGACTACCTCTATGTGCTGGCCACCACGGTCGTCGGCCCGAAACGCTGGATCGACCGCTTCGGATGGCGGCCTCTGTGCGCGCAGGAGACCGCGGCACTGGCCGAGGTGGGGCGGCGGATGGCCGCCATGATGGGCATCGAGGGCGCTCCCGGGACCTACGAGGGCTTCGAGGAGCTACTCGACTCCTACGAGGACCGGATGTTCGCGTACGACCCGGCGAACCGCCGCGTCGCCAACGCCACGTTCCGCGTGATGGCCGCCTGGTACCCGGCGCCGCTGCGTCCCCTGATGGCCAGGTTCTCGCTGGCCCTCCTGGACGAGCCGTTACTGCGGGCGCTGGGGTTCCCCGCTCAGCCGCGGTGGGTGCGGGCGGCGGCCGTACGGATGGTGCGTGCCCGGTCGCACGGTGTGCGCCTGCTGCCGGCCCGTCCCCGGTGGCTGCCCTCCCGCCCCCGGCCGCGCAGCTACCCCTTCGGATATCAGCTCGACGACCTCGGCCCGCACTGGGCGCAGAGCCGTCCGCTGGAACCCCTTCCCCTGGAGGCGTCATGA
- a CDS encoding AMP-dependent synthetase/ligase: MTTILRLPTEPDQLTLPALLLRNAEDHGDLPALSWRAADGGDDGGWTTLTWRDVRRETAVLAAGYSALGVERGKQVLMMMGNRPEHWLSDLALTHLGAVPVTVYGTAAPGQIAHIARHSRARLAIVEGPRERERWEPLLADATVPLEKLVVVEPAATGTHLSYGELRVTGERLWSQKAFDKAWRETRAQDPLTVVYTSGTTGDPKAVPITHRSVVVNALALDRVVELPDHVEHICYLPFAHIAERMLGIYLPVFRASHVHLCADAAAVASTARTLHPAQFFGVPRVWEKLAASVRAALATLPEEQTAAIEAANATAREHVSCRERGEQPSAELESAYRAAKETVLDPLLSLAGFERLVWTASASAPMPLDVVRFWAGFGIVVMDAWGLTETVGVFTTNSPSAFRLGSVGRPLEGLELRVADDGEILVRGETVFAGYLRADGTVDGALDADGWFATGDIGRVDDDGYLWLTDRKKEMIITSTGKNVSPALVENTLKEHPLVGQALVHGDGHSYLVALLVLDNEMAPAWAAAHGIEGDPAAHPAVREEIARAVEAANARLNRTEQIKRYRLLEREWGPETGELTPSLKLRRRVIRDRYAEVLDALYAEGEA; this comes from the coding sequence GTGACCACGATCCTGCGACTTCCCACCGAACCCGATCAACTCACCCTTCCCGCGCTGCTGCTGCGCAACGCCGAGGACCACGGCGACCTCCCCGCCCTCTCCTGGCGGGCGGCGGACGGCGGGGACGACGGAGGATGGACCACCCTCACCTGGCGGGACGTACGCCGGGAGACGGCCGTGCTCGCCGCCGGATACAGCGCCCTCGGGGTGGAACGCGGCAAACAGGTCCTCATGATGATGGGGAACAGGCCCGAGCACTGGCTCAGCGACCTGGCCCTCACCCACCTCGGTGCCGTCCCCGTCACCGTGTACGGCACCGCGGCGCCCGGCCAGATCGCCCACATCGCCCGGCACAGCCGCGCCCGTCTCGCGATCGTCGAGGGCCCCAGGGAGCGGGAGCGCTGGGAACCCCTGCTCGCGGACGCCACCGTACCGCTGGAGAAGCTCGTGGTCGTGGAGCCGGCCGCCACCGGGACGCATCTGTCCTACGGCGAACTGCGCGTGACGGGCGAACGCCTGTGGAGCCAGAAGGCGTTCGACAAGGCGTGGCGGGAGACCCGTGCCCAGGACCCGCTGACGGTCGTCTACACCTCGGGCACCACGGGCGACCCGAAGGCCGTTCCGATCACCCACCGCAGTGTCGTCGTCAACGCCCTCGCCCTGGACCGGGTGGTGGAGCTGCCCGACCACGTGGAGCACATCTGCTACCTCCCCTTCGCCCACATCGCCGAGCGGATGCTGGGCATCTACCTGCCGGTCTTCCGCGCCTCCCACGTCCACCTCTGCGCGGACGCCGCGGCCGTCGCGTCCACCGCGCGCACCCTGCACCCGGCCCAGTTCTTCGGCGTACCCCGGGTGTGGGAGAAGCTCGCCGCCTCCGTGCGCGCCGCGCTGGCGACGCTCCCCGAGGAGCAGACGGCCGCCATCGAGGCGGCGAACGCGACGGCCCGGGAGCACGTGTCCTGCCGCGAGCGCGGCGAACAGCCCTCCGCCGAGCTGGAATCCGCCTACCGGGCGGCCAAGGAGACGGTCCTGGACCCTCTGCTCTCGCTCGCGGGCTTCGAACGGCTGGTGTGGACCGCCAGTGCCTCCGCGCCGATGCCCCTGGACGTGGTGCGCTTCTGGGCGGGATTCGGCATCGTCGTCATGGACGCCTGGGGACTCACCGAGACCGTGGGGGTCTTCACCACCAACAGCCCGTCCGCCTTCCGCCTCGGATCGGTGGGGCGCCCGCTGGAGGGCCTGGAGCTCCGCGTCGCCGACGACGGCGAGATCCTGGTCCGCGGCGAGACGGTGTTCGCCGGGTACCTGCGCGCCGACGGCACCGTGGACGGGGCGCTCGACGCGGACGGCTGGTTCGCGACCGGCGACATCGGCCGGGTCGACGACGACGGCTACCTCTGGCTCACCGACCGCAAGAAGGAAATGATCATCACCTCGACGGGGAAGAACGTCTCCCCGGCGCTCGTCGAGAACACGCTCAAGGAGCACCCGCTGGTCGGACAGGCGCTCGTCCACGGCGACGGACACTCCTACCTGGTGGCCCTGCTCGTCCTCGACAACGAGATGGCGCCCGCCTGGGCCGCGGCCCACGGCATCGAGGGGGACCCGGCGGCCCACCCCGCGGTGCGGGAGGAGATCGCCCGCGCGGTCGAGGCCGCCAACGCCCGGCTGAACCGCACCGAGCAGATCAAGCGCTACCGGCTGCTGGAGCGGGAGTGGGGCCCCGAGACGGGCGAACTGACCCCCTCGCTGAAACTGCGCCGCAGGGTGATCCGAGACCGCTACGCCGAGGTCCTCGACGCGCTGTACGCGGAGGGAGAGGCCTGA
- a CDS encoding TetR/AcrR family transcriptional regulator, translated as MAAPGTDETLLARALGETPPSDALSEQILDAAREQFMTFGLRRSTVDDVAKRAKVSRVTVYRRIGNKDSLVSACLLREYRRFVKDVDEAVAALPTMEDRLVAGFVTVLRHIREHPLVGGLLKLEPEIMLPFLTLESGPAFLAMRGYLADRLRHAQRAEGRPETDPTPVAELMVRITVSFLLNPVSSFELDDDEQVGAFARRYLAPLLSVG; from the coding sequence ATGGCGGCACCGGGCACCGACGAGACACTGCTGGCCAGGGCGCTCGGCGAGACGCCGCCGTCCGACGCGCTGAGCGAACAGATCCTGGACGCGGCGCGCGAACAGTTCATGACCTTCGGGCTGCGCCGCTCGACCGTCGACGACGTCGCCAAGCGCGCCAAGGTCTCGCGCGTCACCGTGTACCGCCGGATCGGCAACAAGGACAGCCTCGTCTCCGCCTGCCTGCTGCGGGAGTACCGCAGATTCGTGAAGGACGTGGACGAGGCGGTGGCCGCACTGCCCACCATGGAGGACCGGCTCGTCGCCGGCTTCGTCACCGTCCTCAGGCACATCCGTGAACACCCGCTGGTGGGTGGGCTGCTGAAGCTGGAGCCGGAGATCATGCTCCCCTTCCTCACGCTGGAGAGCGGCCCCGCCTTCCTCGCGATGCGCGGATATCTGGCCGACCGGCTCCGCCACGCCCAGCGTGCCGAGGGGCGGCCGGAGACGGACCCGACACCGGTCGCCGAACTGATGGTGCGGATCACCGTCTCCTTCCTCCTCAACCCGGTGAGCAGCTTCGAACTCGACGACGACGAGCAGGTGGGGGCCTTCGCCCGCCGCTATCTGGCTCCGCTGCTCAGCGTCGGGTGA
- a CDS encoding acyl-CoA dehydrogenase family protein has product MSTTPTAHALPRSLSAEQRAFVTALRDFARRECGTREQRDALAAEAGGPHAPSLYARLAELGWLGVCLPEAYGGSGGGMTDACLFLRETSRGLVPAGGFITSVITAKAYERFGSEAQCEAAVGGAVAGRVLSIAMSEPEAGSDVAALRCGAERTPDGGWLVNGHKTWISNAHLAEHILLVARTDASGTKREGLTMFHVPAGTPGIRIRPIETMGGREVNDVYFTDVRLPADAVVGAADHAWPQLMAGLDAERLFLAANMLGLAERVLEDTVAYVRGREQFGRPVGSFQALRHRLADLATEIECARLLVFEVAAACDAEPDKRFSREASMAKLKATETARHAALEGMQMMGGYGYATEYDMERHLRAAVVSTVYGGTSEIQRDIIGRSYGL; this is encoded by the coding sequence ATGTCCACCACGCCCACGGCCCATGCCCTCCCGCGATCGCTCTCCGCCGAGCAGCGGGCATTCGTCACGGCGTTGCGCGACTTCGCCCGCCGGGAGTGCGGCACGCGGGAGCAGCGCGACGCGCTGGCCGCCGAGGCGGGCGGCCCGCACGCCCCTTCGCTCTACGCCCGGCTGGCGGAGCTCGGCTGGCTCGGTGTGTGCCTGCCCGAGGCGTACGGGGGCTCGGGCGGCGGAATGACGGACGCCTGCCTCTTCCTGCGGGAGACCTCGCGGGGTCTGGTGCCCGCGGGTGGGTTCATCACCTCGGTGATCACGGCGAAGGCGTACGAACGCTTCGGGAGCGAGGCGCAGTGCGAGGCGGCGGTCGGTGGTGCGGTGGCCGGCCGGGTGCTGTCGATCGCGATGTCGGAGCCGGAGGCGGGATCGGACGTGGCGGCCCTGCGGTGCGGCGCCGAACGCACCCCGGACGGCGGCTGGCTGGTCAACGGCCACAAGACGTGGATCTCCAACGCGCATCTGGCCGAGCACATCCTGCTGGTGGCCCGGACCGACGCGAGCGGCACGAAACGCGAGGGGCTGACCATGTTCCATGTCCCCGCCGGGACGCCCGGGATCCGGATCCGTCCCATCGAGACCATGGGCGGCCGCGAGGTCAACGACGTCTACTTCACCGATGTCAGGCTGCCCGCCGACGCCGTGGTCGGCGCGGCCGACCACGCCTGGCCCCAGCTGATGGCCGGTCTGGACGCGGAGCGGCTCTTCCTGGCGGCGAACATGCTCGGCCTGGCCGAGCGGGTCCTGGAGGACACCGTCGCGTACGTGCGCGGACGTGAGCAGTTCGGCCGCCCGGTCGGCTCCTTCCAGGCGCTGCGGCACCGGCTGGCCGACCTGGCGACCGAGATCGAGTGCGCGCGGCTGCTGGTCTTCGAGGTGGCGGCGGCCTGTGACGCGGAGCCGGACAAGCGGTTCTCCCGTGAGGCGTCCATGGCGAAGCTCAAGGCGACCGAGACGGCCCGGCACGCCGCGCTGGAGGGCATGCAGATGATGGGTGGCTACGGCTACGCGACCGAATACGACATGGAGCGCCATCTGCGTGCGGCGGTCGTGTCGACGGTCTACGGCGGCACGAGCGAGATCCAGCGCGACATCATCGGCAGGAGCTACGGCCTCTGA
- a CDS encoding 3-hydroxyacyl-CoA dehydrogenase NAD-binding domain-containing protein: MTESTTIRWEQDETGVVTLVLDDPGQSANTMNQGFKDSIAAVAERAEAEKDSIRGIIYTSAKKTFFAGGDLKDMIRIGPDDAQAAFDAGTAIKRSLRTIETLGKPVVAAINGAALGGGYEIALAAHHRVALDAPGSRIGLPEVTLGLLPAGGGVTRTVRLMGITDALLKVLLQGTQYTPRRALENGLVHEVATTREEMLEKARAFIDAHPESQQPWDVKGYRIPGGTPSNPKFAANLPAFPANLKKQIAGAPMPAPRNIMAAAVEGSQVDFETAQTIEARYFTELVTGQVAKNMIQAFFFDLQAVNSGASRPEGVAERQVRKVAVLGAGMMGAGIAYSCARAGIDVVLKDVSTEAAAKGKAYSEKLLAKALSRGRTTEAKRDELLARITPTGDPADLAGCDAVIEAVFEDTALKHKVFQEIQDVIEPDALLCSNTSTLPITVLAEGVSRPVDFIGLHFFSPVDKMPLVEIIKGEKTGDEALARAFDLVRRIGKTPIVVNDSRGFFTSRVIGHFINEGVAMVGEGVEPASVEQAAAQAGYPAKVLSLMDELTLTLPRRIRDETRRAVEEAGGTWATHPADAVIDRMVDEFGRPGRSGGAGFYEYGEDGGRGALWPGLREHFTKPGTEIPFEDMKERMLFSEALDSVRCLEENVLMTVADANIGSIMGIGFPAWTGGVLQYINGYEGGLPGFVARARELAERYGDRFLPSAYLVEKAGKGETFHD; encoded by the coding sequence ATGACCGAGAGCACGACCATCCGCTGGGAACAGGACGAGACCGGCGTCGTCACCCTCGTACTGGACGACCCCGGCCAGTCCGCCAACACGATGAACCAGGGCTTCAAGGACTCCATCGCCGCCGTCGCCGAGCGCGCCGAGGCCGAGAAGGACTCCATCCGGGGAATCATCTACACCTCCGCCAAGAAGACCTTCTTCGCGGGCGGTGACCTCAAGGACATGATCAGGATCGGCCCGGACGACGCCCAGGCCGCGTTCGACGCCGGAACCGCCATCAAGAGGTCGCTGCGCACCATCGAGACCCTCGGCAAGCCGGTCGTCGCCGCCATCAACGGCGCCGCGCTCGGCGGCGGTTACGAGATCGCGCTCGCCGCCCACCACCGGGTCGCCCTGGACGCCCCCGGCTCCCGCATCGGCCTGCCCGAGGTCACCCTCGGACTGCTGCCCGCGGGCGGCGGTGTCACCCGCACCGTACGGCTGATGGGCATCACCGACGCCCTGCTCAAGGTCCTCCTCCAGGGCACCCAGTACACCCCGCGGCGGGCGCTGGAGAACGGCCTCGTGCACGAGGTCGCCACCACCCGGGAGGAGATGCTCGAGAAGGCACGCGCCTTCATCGACGCCCACCCCGAGTCGCAGCAGCCCTGGGACGTCAAGGGCTACCGGATCCCCGGCGGCACCCCGTCGAACCCGAAGTTCGCGGCCAACCTGCCCGCGTTCCCCGCCAACCTGAAGAAGCAGATCGCGGGCGCGCCCATGCCCGCGCCCCGCAACATCATGGCCGCGGCGGTCGAGGGATCACAGGTCGACTTCGAGACCGCGCAGACCATCGAGGCGCGCTACTTCACCGAGCTGGTCACCGGCCAGGTGGCCAAGAACATGATCCAGGCGTTCTTCTTCGACCTGCAGGCGGTCAACTCCGGGGCCAGCCGGCCGGAGGGCGTCGCGGAGCGCCAGGTGCGCAAGGTGGCCGTCCTCGGCGCCGGGATGATGGGCGCCGGCATCGCCTACTCCTGCGCCCGAGCCGGCATCGACGTCGTCCTCAAGGACGTCTCCACCGAGGCCGCCGCCAAGGGCAAGGCCTACAGCGAGAAGCTCCTGGCCAAGGCGCTCTCCCGGGGCCGCACGACGGAGGCGAAGCGCGACGAGCTGCTGGCCCGGATCACCCCGACCGGGGACCCGGCCGACCTCGCGGGCTGCGACGCCGTGATCGAGGCGGTGTTCGAGGACACCGCGCTCAAGCACAAGGTGTTCCAGGAGATCCAGGACGTCATCGAGCCCGACGCGCTGCTGTGCTCCAACACCTCGACCCTGCCCATCACGGTGCTCGCCGAGGGCGTGAGCAGGCCGGTGGACTTCATCGGCCTGCACTTCTTCTCGCCCGTCGACAAGATGCCGCTGGTCGAGATCATCAAGGGGGAGAAGACGGGGGACGAGGCCCTGGCCCGCGCCTTCGACCTGGTGCGCCGGATCGGGAAGACCCCGATCGTCGTCAACGACTCGCGCGGTTTCTTCACCTCACGCGTCATCGGCCACTTCATCAACGAGGGCGTCGCGATGGTCGGCGAGGGCGTCGAGCCCGCCTCGGTCGAACAGGCGGCCGCGCAGGCCGGCTACCCGGCCAAGGTGCTCTCCCTCATGGACGAGCTGACGCTCACCCTGCCCCGCAGGATCCGCGACGAGACCCGGCGCGCCGTCGAGGAGGCGGGCGGCACCTGGGCCACGCACCCCGCGGACGCGGTCATCGACCGGATGGTCGACGAGTTCGGACGGCCCGGGCGCAGCGGGGGAGCGGGCTTCTACGAGTACGGCGAGGACGGCGGCCGGGGTGCGCTCTGGCCGGGCCTGCGCGAGCACTTCACGAAGCCCGGTACCGAGATCCCCTTCGAGGACATGAAGGAGCGGATGCTCTTCTCCGAGGCGCTGGACAGTGTCCGCTGCCTCGAGGAGAACGTCCTCATGACCGTCGCCGACGCCAACATCGGCTCCATCATGGGGATCGGCTTCCCCGCCTGGACCGGTGGCGTGCTCCAGTACATCAACGGGTACGAGGGCGGCCTGCCCGGCTTCGTGGCGCGCGCCCGTGAACTCGCCGAGCGCTACGGGGACCGCTTCCTGCCGTCCGCGTACCTGGTGGAGAAGGCCGGTAAGGGCGAGACCTTCCACGACTGA
- a CDS encoding oxygenase MpaB family protein, protein MTSTGEPSPPPPGGVLWSLAGDVRGLLMLPAALTLQVAHPAVGAGVDEHSVFRTDPWGRGERSLSSLQLWVYGGEAAAEEGRRLRRLHRTIQGTDTRGRRYHALTPANYAWVHATGFPVYRHASRYLVRPLTEAQERALYREWLQVGRILGIHDRDMPQTIEEFWPYYRRMLAEEVEATVVVRELVATDAAVPPPDRGPLALRLLLKALWPVLLPPLARFRGFLTVGLMPPDARQAIGLDWSPAQERRLRRFGAVVRRVVPLLPERLRYLPRARSARAEWRAGRWTG, encoded by the coding sequence ATGACCAGTACGGGAGAGCCCTCACCGCCCCCGCCGGGCGGCGTCCTGTGGAGCCTCGCGGGCGACGTCCGCGGACTGCTGATGCTGCCCGCCGCCCTCACACTCCAGGTCGCCCACCCGGCGGTCGGAGCGGGCGTCGACGAACACTCCGTCTTCCGTACGGACCCCTGGGGCCGCGGCGAGCGGTCCCTGAGCTCGCTCCAGCTCTGGGTGTACGGGGGAGAGGCCGCCGCCGAGGAGGGGCGCAGGCTCAGGAGACTGCACCGCACGATCCAGGGGACCGACACCCGCGGCCGCCGCTACCACGCGCTCACGCCCGCGAACTACGCGTGGGTGCATGCGACAGGCTTCCCCGTCTACCGGCACGCCTCGCGCTACCTGGTCCGTCCGCTCACCGAGGCGCAGGAACGCGCCCTGTACCGGGAGTGGCTCCAGGTCGGCCGGATCCTGGGCATCCACGACCGGGACATGCCGCAGACGATCGAGGAGTTCTGGCCCTACTACCGCAGGATGCTGGCCGAGGAGGTGGAGGCCACCGTCGTCGTACGGGAACTGGTCGCCACGGATGCCGCCGTACCGCCGCCCGACCGGGGCCCCCTCGCCCTCCGGCTGCTCCTGAAGGCGCTGTGGCCGGTGCTTCTGCCGCCGCTGGCCCGGTTCCGCGGGTTCCTCACCGTCGGGCTGATGCCGCCGGACGCCCGACAGGCCATCGGGCTCGACTGGTCCCCGGCGCAGGAACGGCGCCTGCGGCGCTTCGGTGCGGTGGTGCGGCGCGTCGTGCCCCTGCTCCCCGAGCGGCTGCGCTATCTGCCGCGCGCCAGGTCGGCACGTGCCGAGTGGCGGGCAGGCCGGTGGACGGGATGA
- a CDS encoding macro domain-containing protein, protein MSGITYVRGDATAPQGKGVKLIVHVCNDLGGWGKGFVLALSRRRPGPEAAYRRWHRERAGNDFGLGAAQFVQVEPFIWVANVVGQRGMRRGSKGVPVRYEAIDEGLRKVAEQAAVLGASVHMPRIGCGPAGGTWTRVEPLVTQRLVDRGVHVTVYDHG, encoded by the coding sequence ATGTCGGGGATCACCTATGTGCGGGGGGACGCCACCGCGCCCCAGGGCAAGGGCGTCAAGCTGATCGTGCACGTCTGCAACGACCTCGGCGGCTGGGGCAAGGGCTTCGTTCTCGCCCTGTCCCGGCGCCGGCCCGGCCCGGAAGCCGCCTACCGGCGCTGGCACCGCGAGCGCGCCGGCAACGACTTCGGGCTCGGGGCCGCGCAGTTCGTCCAGGTCGAGCCCTTCATCTGGGTGGCGAACGTCGTGGGCCAGCGGGGTATGCGAAGAGGCAGCAAGGGCGTTCCGGTGCGCTACGAGGCGATCGACGAGGGGCTGCGCAAGGTCGCGGAGCAGGCCGCCGTGCTGGGTGCCTCGGTGCACATGCCGAGGATCGGCTGCGGCCCCGCGGGCGGCACCTGGACCAGGGTGGAACCCCTCGTCACCCAGCGCCTGGTGGACCGGGGTGTCCACGTCACGGTGTACGACCACGGATGA